The following coding sequences are from one Methanobacterium sp. window:
- a CDS encoding DUF2206 domain-containing protein, producing the protein MKVINIFKMNNWDIKKFLKVILLIQITLFAFIILEYAGIQIPVLRQITAFVYLTFIPGYLILRILKMHELKTIKIILYSSGVSIASLMFIGFLMNLIYPAMGIENPISLTPLTITISAFVLILSLISYKIDDGFKKEEFIDTNDLFSPWSLFLVILPFSVITGTYLVNYYDITSLLMFTLFITCLIPVLIAFDKIPHRYYPLGIFTIALSLLFHASLISKFIAGYDIVQEYHYADLVLKNLFWDPSLFKEYNSVLSVVILAPIYSIISDLSLASVFKVIYPFIYSLVPVGIYLIYEEQTKDTRVSFLSVFLFMSIASFFLEMVSNARQEIAELFLVLLFILIFFREKKQVLYIIFILGIAVSHYSISFMYMFIFLGVWVLLGIYRNSKTWNIINKMSYSLLYFIILKPKNAYSVNNIPENSNDNLKINDVMDEIALRSKVEYFLDKFSYLKNTRINIYLVILFFVVSLSWYIYSADSFTFINLIDVFKSALFKLSELLNPYSSQSLELILAEYNSPARMIEKYLYLITQSLIIVGFLSVLFKKYRSEFEDSYLAFSLFNLIVLFASIVLPNLAGSFNTSRFYQLSLFFLAPFFIIGTIVFFKFFIDKVKSLQNRSFEHSLKPLAAFLTIFLLFSSGIAIEFTNDYSKSMAFDKDDWVFFFQHDQDVASAQWLEKHSSGQIYADYFSLISFVTFGYTKSDRTAWGGINDTTFDTKELFNWTVIYPNDYIYVRYGDVETLKTRSNNPYYPVESGNFTKKMNKIYDSNSEIYRSSDPIYLFK; encoded by the coding sequence ATGAAGGTTATAAATATATTTAAAATGAATAATTGGGACATAAAAAAGTTTTTGAAGGTAATTTTATTAATTCAAATAACTCTTTTTGCTTTTATCATACTTGAATATGCTGGAATTCAAATTCCCGTGTTAAGACAGATAACAGCTTTCGTTTATCTTACATTCATTCCGGGTTATTTAATTTTAAGAATTTTAAAGATGCATGAGTTAAAAACCATTAAAATAATATTGTATTCCTCAGGAGTAAGTATTGCCAGCCTCATGTTTATTGGATTTTTAATGAATCTGATTTATCCTGCAATGGGGATAGAAAATCCAATTTCATTGACTCCATTAACCATTACCATCAGTGCATTTGTCTTAATATTATCCTTAATCAGCTATAAAATCGATGATGGATTTAAAAAAGAGGAATTCATTGATACTAATGATCTTTTTTCACCATGGTCTTTATTTTTGGTTATTCTCCCCTTCTCAGTAATAACAGGCACATATCTGGTTAACTATTACGATATAACTTCTCTTTTAATGTTTACGCTGTTTATAACATGTTTAATACCAGTTTTAATTGCTTTTGATAAAATACCTCACAGATATTATCCTTTAGGAATTTTTACAATAGCACTTTCTCTTCTCTTTCATGCATCGCTTATTTCCAAGTTCATTGCAGGTTATGACATAGTCCAGGAATATCATTATGCAGATTTAGTCCTTAAAAATTTATTCTGGGATCCTTCTTTGTTTAAAGAATATAACAGCGTTCTAAGTGTGGTAATACTGGCCCCTATTTACAGCATTATATCAGATTTAAGTTTGGCATCAGTCTTTAAAGTTATTTATCCTTTTATTTATTCTCTTGTTCCTGTAGGTATATATCTAATATATGAGGAGCAGACCAAAGATACCCGGGTGTCTTTTTTGTCAGTTTTCCTTTTTATGTCAATTGCATCATTTTTCCTTGAAATGGTATCCAATGCACGTCAGGAAATAGCAGAGCTTTTTTTAGTTCTTTTATTTATTTTAATCTTTTTCAGGGAGAAAAAGCAGGTTTTATACATTATTTTTATTTTAGGAATAGCAGTATCCCATTATTCAATTTCTTTTATGTACATGTTTATTTTCCTTGGAGTATGGGTCTTACTTGGTATCTACAGGAATTCAAAAACATGGAATATCATAAATAAAATGTCGTATAGTCTTTTATATTTCATTATTTTAAAGCCAAAGAATGCCTATTCAGTGAATAATATCCCTGAAAACTCAAATGATAATTTAAAAATAAATGATGTGATGGATGAAATAGCTTTAAGGTCTAAAGTTGAATATTTCCTTGATAAGTTTTCTTATCTAAAAAACACACGTATCAATATATATCTGGTGATATTATTCTTTGTAGTATCTTTATCATGGTACATATACAGTGCAGATTCTTTTACATTCATTAATTTAATCGATGTGTTTAAAAGTGCTCTATTTAAGCTTTCAGAGCTTTTAAATCCATATTCTTCACAAAGTCTGGAGCTTATTTTAGCAGAATACAATTCTCCAGCACGTATGATAGAGAAATATCTTTATTTAATAACTCAATCTCTAATTATAGTTGGTTTTTTAAGTGTTCTTTTTAAAAAATACAGGAGTGAATTTGAAGATTCATATCTTGCATTTTCACTTTTTAATTTAATTGTTTTATTTGCCTCTATAGTGCTTCCAAATTTAGCAGGATCGTTTAATACTTCCAGATTTTACCAGCTGTCCCTGTTCTTCCTGGCTCCTTTCTTCATTATAGGGACTATAGTTTTCTTTAAATTCTTTATAGATAAAGTTAAATCACTTCAAAATAGAAGTTTTGAGCATTCACTAAAACCCTTAGCAGCGTTTTTAACCATTTTTCTATTGTTTAGTTCAGGAATTGCCATAGAATTTACCAATGATTATTCAAAATCAATGGCATTTGATAAAGATGATTGGGTATTTTTCTTCCAGCATGATCAGGATGTAGCATCTGCCCAGTGGCTTGAAAAGCACTCTTCTGGACAGATATATGCTGATTATTTTAGTCTCATTTCCTTTGTAACCTTTGGTTACACTAAATCCGATAGGACAGCATGGGGTGGGATAAACGATACCACATTTGACACTAAGGAACTTTTTAACTGGACCGTAATATATCCCAACGATTATATCTATGTGCGTTATGGGGATGTGGAAACCCTGAAAACGCGTAGCAATAATCCATATTATCCTGTTGAAAGCGGTAATTTTACTAAAAAGATGAATAAGATCTATGACAGCAATTCAGAGATTTACAGATCTTCAGATCCTATATATCTTTTTAAATAA
- a CDS encoding glycosyltransferase family 4 protein, whose protein sequence is MKIAIISGSDISEDNGISIRAKRIYKVLKEEHDVIILYSNQKNFKNIFSIFMENLFWNLRLLYLIPKNKLDAVYVSSDFLGFFSIYFLSKLLGFNIIFEAHGTLSEENINKNRNKIIIKTTQFIEKFAISKSDYVIALSKNIYEFYSRYNKNIALVPVFIDESIKYRIGDNKEKGYKSIGLIGPFDMPANRYYLDFVYKNIDKFNEDIIFHVIGSCDYRINSSKIRYTGYIESYSEYLSKINSMDLVLIPSKISTSGPLNKILEAMMCSTPVLTTPEGTYGIDGVKHLDNILIVKEEEIIKEINGNIFDENLLAKISANARNFIEYYYSKEVNEEKILKTIKNFN, encoded by the coding sequence ATGAAAATAGCTATAATATCAGGATCGGATATTTCTGAGGATAACGGGATTTCAATAAGGGCTAAGCGGATTTATAAGGTGCTTAAAGAGGAACATGACGTAATAATTCTTTATTCCAATCAGAAAAATTTTAAAAACATTTTTTCAATATTTATGGAAAATTTATTCTGGAATTTAAGGCTTTTATATTTAATTCCAAAAAATAAGCTTGATGCAGTTTATGTTTCCTCAGATTTCCTTGGATTTTTCAGTATTTATTTTTTATCTAAGTTATTAGGATTTAATATTATATTTGAAGCCCATGGAACCCTTTCAGAGGAGAATATTAACAAAAATAGAAATAAAATAATAATTAAAACCACTCAGTTTATTGAAAAATTTGCTATAAGCAAATCTGATTATGTAATTGCATTATCTAAAAACATCTATGAATTCTACAGTAGATACAATAAGAATATTGCATTGGTACCTGTATTTATTGATGAATCCATTAAATACAGGATAGGGGACAATAAGGAGAAGGGGTACAAATCTATAGGATTAATAGGTCCATTTGACATGCCTGCGAACAGGTATTACCTGGATTTTGTTTATAAAAATATAGATAAATTCAATGAAGATATTATTTTTCATGTTATAGGGTCCTGTGATTACAGAATAAATAGTTCTAAAATTAGATACACAGGTTATATTGAATCTTATTCTGAATATTTATCAAAAATAAATTCCATGGATCTTGTTCTGATACCGTCAAAAATTTCCACATCAGGACCGCTTAATAAGATTTTAGAGGCAATGATGTGCTCTACACCAGTTTTAACCACACCTGAGGGTACATATGGTATAGATGGCGTTAAACACCTTGATAATATTCTGATTGTTAAAGAAGAAGAGATAATCAAAGAAATTAACGGAAATATTTTTGATGAAAACTTACTGGCTAAAATAAGTGCGAATGCAAGGAATTTTATTGAATATTACTACAGTAAAGAAGTAAATGAAGAGAAAATCCTTAAAACCATAAAAAATTTTAATTAA